From the Vespa velutina chromosome 16, iVesVel2.1, whole genome shotgun sequence genome, one window contains:
- the LOC124954749 gene encoding plexin-B: MRFLEYRTFSISSIFSPCLLQPSFHGSLFSSMSVATWFLVVLVTAAIDTPASTTVPPQENKSPHITAQFPAEESQQYGFYALDPNTTREGALRFNHLAIDPMTKRLYIGAVNRLLQLDSNLKLEEHVSTGPILDNPQCHATGCSSRDTTTLMNNVNKLLIADLESRTLIACGSLRQGACEKYKMSNISIKPEFIPLSVAANDETSSTYAFIGQSYNPWGKTNILYVGTTFTNRGDYRHDVPAISSRNLRNLEFAEFSFNKQSIVYIDVKYRDHFLVKYVYGFNASDYAYFVLVQKQSYLPEQEELGYTSRLARICISDQNYDSYTEVTLQCMVDLGDGKQHLYNLVQDAKVASAGSDLAMQLGISVGDPVFVSVFSPSKGITNEPLSRSAVCIYSLQDIETKFNENIHMCFNGTIKYRNMGYVSGPIQDGKCPSAGNTGNILNFCEVGLKISGVSPIVSQAILHFPDTFVTSVTVANTESHTIAFFGTDDGILKKVLLSATEAFVYESIVIDKGQRLLPDTAISPDGEYIYVLSTSRISKVKVEHCNSYTNCSSCLDAKDPYCGWCSLEKRCTVRGDCQKASHSSPRWLSLGTGQQCIDFEQVFPDHLPINQMITVQLTIRTLPELPAGANYKCVFGNAEPIDALMTGFGLSCPTPPISERPNILDGTDHVLVPLSVRSSETNKDFVSRNFAFFDCSRHTVCTECVKSQWACSWCVYDNKCTHNTSCQGIISGENNQAHLAAHGAQYCPRFIPQKEPLMLPNSVPKEIILEVENLPHPQVGHSGFQCIVTIEGANLKVQARVDSNRFIVCDKTVYSYEAFTGKYKAEVTVVWNTNHYVDQTKIILYKCEVLGSHREHADCSLCLTRDPRFECTWCGNSCVYKHSCLHSPFAECPKPRIDMIKPLSGPIEGGTLVTIEGSNLGLKKSDVEGKIHIGDTPCTLVDYEVSVRIVCRTGQHEATDTASVVVGNDAGFTESAVLFNYKDIRLTGIYPSVGPQSGGTQLAITGMYLNIGSTISAYLDELPCHVNATQASSTRLTCVTSKSGRVRRIHKLTLSIDGANRTLINNPFNYTHDPTIMEIKPLKSFASGGRMITVHGTNLDTIQKPEMEVYFDTEPTPVNRTVCTVLNPTQMECPSPSVAGRFVSLHRNERTATGSHTISHSIRLKESQLSFKIAFIMDNVEIVRDLEKHFQSLRNRLLYVEDPKFFPFPRNVKLYKGDTLVIEGENLNYASDESDVNVTVGMMPCNVTSLALSQLVCTPPDQQPDHTDELGIKTENGLPLVVVRVGRSLRFPIGYLHYEVIKSYPIPPEAIAGIAAGTFGLIFLFVLVLVIYRRKSTQAEREYKRIQIQMDTLESNVRMECKQAFAELQTDMTDLTADLESSGIPTLDHKNYIMKVFFPGVIDHPILNDPRSRSNVSRTNYDAAMVQFEQLINNKYFVLTFIETLEAQKDFNIRDKVNVASLLMVVLMGKMEYATDILMNLLLRLIEKAVNTKHPQLMLRRTESVVEKMLTNWMALCMYNYLKDYAGSSLFLLFKAIKHQIEKGPVDVITHDARYSLSEERLLREQIEHSVVTLHVVQDDLDEKIQCKVLDCDTISQVKSKILDALYKNTPFSLKPSVHDVDLEWRHGRGGHLTLQDEDLTTKCSGEWKKINTLAHYGVKESAVMSLIPRQNDGFPVPCKLPCHACKPSHYHHQQQPIHHHGHHHHLHRHANHCSSTHLPSAPNHSLISPIMYNHPVSGCYFDSQHSPPIITANGDVESGHGGNQRLYHLVRPIEEVHYPPGMGFTSNKHHHPERTHKAIPEIFLTRLLSTKGTVQKFVDDFLNTILTANEALPSAVKWLFDLLDEAAKQHGIVDPEVAHAWKSNSLPLRFWVNFIKNPDFMFDINKSTTVDSSLSVIAQTFMDSCSMTEHRLGKDSPSNKLLFAKDIPHYREKVGRFYTDVQMLPQITDQEMSSAMQQLSASHANEFDVIVALRELYIYVSKYYEQILEALETDAGCRKLHLAHKLENVACTLQGEETSAC; encoded by the exons ATGAGATTCCTGGAATATagaacattttctatttcatcgatattttcacCGTGCTTGCTGCAACCGTCCTTCCAtggatcattattttcgtccATGTCTGTTGCCACTTGGTTTTTAGTGGTATTGGTAACTGCAGCAATAGACACCCCTGCTAGTACTACCGTACCACCACAAGAGAATAAATCACCTCACATTACTGCACAATTTCCTGCAGAAGAAAGTCAACAATATGGATTTTATGCCTTAGATCCAAATACAACGAGAGAAGGTGCCCTAAGATTTAATCATCTAGCCATAGATCCTATGACAAAGAGACTCTATATTGGAGCTGTTAACAGGCTTTTACAGCTTGATTCCAACCTTAAGCTTGAAGAACATGTTTCAACAG GACCAATATTGGATAATCCCCAGTGTCATGCCACAGGCTGCTCTTCAAGAGATACAACTACGCTAATGAACAATGTAAACAAGCTTCTTATTGCTGACCTTGAATCACGGACCTTAATTGCATGTGGTTCTCTTCGTCAAGGTGCTTGTGAAAAGTACAAAATGTCGAACATATCTATCAAGCCAGAGTTTATTCCTCTCAGTGTAGCAGCTAACGATGAAACATCTTCTACATATGCTTTCATTGGTCAAAGTTACAATCCATGGGGAAAGACAAATATTCTGTATGTAGGTACAACGTTTACCAATAGAGGAGACTATCGTCATGACGTACCTGCCATTTCGAGCAGAAATCTTCGTAATTTAGAATTTGcagaattttcatttaacaaaCAATCGATAGTATACATCGATGTTAAATACAGAGATCATTTTTTAGTCAAATATGTTTATGGGTTTAATGCAAGTGATTATGCATACTTTGTATTAGTACAGAAACAATCTTATCTTCCTGAACAAGAAGAATTGGGATACACATCTAGATTGGCAAGGATTTGTATAAGTGATCAAAATTATGATAGTTATACAGAAGTGACTTTACAATGTATGGTAGATTTAGGAGATGGAAAGCAACATCTTTATAATTTGGTACAAGATGCTAAAGTAGCATCAGCAGGAAGCGATTTAGCTATGCAACTTGGGATATCTGTTGGTGATCCTGTGTTTGTTTCTGTGTTTTCTCCGAGTAAAGGTATCACAAACGAACCTTTGTCTCGTTCAGCAGTTTGTATCTACAGTCTACAAGATATTGAAACGAAATTTAACGAGAACATTCATATGTGTTTCAATGGTACTATCAAGTATCGCAACATGGGTTACGTGAGTGGTCCGATACAAGATGGAAAATGTCCTTCGGCCGGT AACACTGGGAATATCCTTAATTTTTGTGAAGTGGGCTTGAAAATTTCTGGCGTGTCACCTATTGTAAGTCAAgcaattttacattttcctGATACATTTGTGACTTCTGTGACTGTAGCAAATACAGAAAGTCATACAATAGCATTTTTTGGAACTGATGACGGTATATTAAAGAAAGTTTTGCTTTCTGCTACTGAAGCTTTTGTTTATGAAAGCATTGTAATTGATAAAGGTCAAAGATTATTACCTGATACAGCAATCTCACCCGATggggaatatatatatgtattgtcaACTTCAAGAATCTCAAAAGTCAAAGTGGAGCACTGTAATAGTTACACTAATTGCAGTAGCTGTCTTGATGCAAAAGACCCTTATTGCGGTTGGTGTTCATtagaaaaaag GTGTACGGTAAGAGGTGATTGTCAGAAAGCAAGTCATAGTAGCCCAAGATGGTTATCCTTAGGCACTGGTCAACAGTGTATTGATTTTGAACAAGTCTTTCCTGATCATTTGCCTATCAATCAGATGATTACGGTTCAGTTAACAATTAGAACATTGCCTGAATTGCCAGCAGGTGCCAATTACAAATGCGTTTTTGGCAATGCAGAACCAATTGATGCATTGATGACTGGCTTTGGTCTTTCCTGTCCTACACCACCCATTTCTGAGAGGCCTAATATACTTGATGGAACTGATCATGTTCTCGTGCCATTGTCCGTACGTTCAAGCGAAACCAATAAGGATTTCGTTTCTCgaaattttgcattttttgATTGCTCTAGACATACTGTATGTACCGAGTGTGTCAAATCTCAATGGGCATGCAGTTGGTgtgtatatgataataaatgtacaCACAATACAAGCTGCCAAGGTATAATATCAGGAGAAAAT aATCAAGCACATCTTGCTGCACATGGAGCTCAGTATTGCCCTAGATTCATACCACAAAAGGAACCTTTGATGTTGCCAAACAGTGTACctaaagaaatcattttagAAGTTGAAAATTTACCACATCCACAAGTAGGGCACAGTGGTTTTCAGTGTATCGTTACGATAGAAGGAGCTAATTTAAAAGTTCAAGCAAGAGTTGACAGCAATCGTTTTATAGTTTGTGACAAAACTGTTTATTCTTACGAAGCATTCACGGGAAAATATAAAGCCGAAGTGACCGTTGTTTGGAATACCAATCATTATGTAGATCAGactaaaataattctttataaatgtGAAGTACTTGGATCGCATAGGGAACATGCAGACTGTTCGCTCTGTCTAACGAGAGATCCTCGATTTGAATGTACATGGTGTGGAAATAGTTGTGTGTATAAACATTCTTGTTTACATTCACCATTTGCAGAATGTCCAAAGCCAAGAATAGACATGATCAAACCCCTAAGCGGGCCAATTGAAGGTGGTACGTTAGTTACCATAGAAGGGAGTAATTTAGGATTAAAGAAAAGTGACGTTGAAGGGAAAATACATATTGGCGATACCCCATGTACCTTGGTAGATTATGAAGTGTCCGTTCGTATTGTCTGTCGAACAGGACAACATGAAGCAACGGATACAGCTTCCGTTGTTGTCGGTAATGACGCTGGATTTACAGAAAGTGCAGTGTTGTTTAATTACAAGGACATACGCCTGACTGGTATTTATCCATCCGTTGGCCCACAAAGTGGCGGTACACAGCTTGCCATTACtggtatgtatttaaatattgggAGTACGATATCTGCGTATTTGGACGAATTACCGTGTCATGTGAATGCAACGCAAGCAAGTAGTACAAGATTGACTTGCGTTACAAGTAAATCTGGTCGTGTCAGGAGGATTCACAAGTTAACTTTATCCATCGATGGAGCAAATCGTACATTAATAAACAATCCATTTAATTATACGCACGATCCTACCATAATGGAGATCAAACCATTGAAAAGCTTTGCTTCTGGTGGGCGAATGATAACCGTACATGGCACCAATTTGGATACCATCCAAAAACCAGAAATGGAAGTTTATTTTGATACCGAGCCTACACCAGTAAATCGTACTGTTTGTACAGTATTAAATCCAACACAAATGGAATGTCCAAGTCCTAGCGTTGCTGGAAGATTCGTATCTCTTCATCGTAACGAACGTACGGCAACAGGTAGTCATACTATTTCACATTCAATAAGGCTTAAAGAATCTCAATTATCCTTTAAAATTGCATTTATTATGGACAACGTGGAAATTGTTCGAGACTTAGAAAAGCATTTTCAAAGTCTCagaaatcgattattatacgTCGAGGATCCGAAGTTTTTTCCATTTCCACGTAATGTTAAGTTGTACAAAGGGGATACGTTAGTTATCGAAGGAGAAAATCTTAATTACGCAAGCGACGAATCCGATGTAAATGTTACCGTGGGTATGATGCCATGTAACGTTACTTCGCTTGCTTTGTCTCAATTGGTCTGCACACCGCCGGATCAACAGCCCGATCATACGGATGAGCTTggaataaaaacagaaaatggTTTACCTTTGGTTGTGGTACGTGTCGGAAGGAGTTTACGATTTCCTATTGGATATCTTCATTATGAAGTTATCAAGTCCTATCCTATACCACCGGAAGCAATTGCAGGTATCGCTGCTGGTACTTTTGGTCTTATATTCTTATTCGTTTTGGTCTTGGTcatttatagaagaaaaagtacgCAAGctgaaagagaatataaaaggaTTCAGATACAGATGGATACTCTCGAAAGTAACGTTAGAATGGAATGTAAACAAGCATTTGCTGAATTGCAAACCGACATGACGGATCTAACAGCAGATCTCGAATCGTCCGGCATACCGACGCTCGACCATAAGAATTACATTATGAAAGTCTTTTTCCCTGGAGTTATAGATCATCCGATATTGAATGATCCACGATCACGCAGCAATGTCTCTCGCACAAATTATGACGCTGCAATGGTGCAATTTGAGcaacttattaataataaatactttgtGTTAACATTCATTGAAACTTTAGAGGCACAAAAAGACTTCAATATTAGAGACAAAGTTAACGTCGCTTCATTATTGATGGTAGTATTAATGGGCAAAATGGAATATGCAACTGATATACTTATGAATTTATTACTTAGACTGATCGAAAAAGCAGTTAATACAAAACATCCGCAACTTATGTTAAGGAGAACAGAATCTGTAGTAGAAAAAATGCTTACAAATTGGATGGCACtttgtatgtataattatttgaaagattACGCAGgttcatcgttatttttattattcaaagcTATAAAACATCAAATAGAGAAAGGTCCTGTGGACGTTATAACGCACGACGCACGTTATTCATTGTCCGAGGAAAGACTTTTACGAGAACAAATTGAGCACAGCGTTGTGACTTTGCATGTTGTACAAGATGATTTGgatgaaaaaattcaatgcAAAGTTTTAGATTGTGACACGATAAGTCAAGTGAAATCTAAAATTCTAGATGCTCTTTACAAGAATACTCCTTTTTCGTTAAAGCCGTCCGTTCACGATGTAGATCTAGAATGGAGACACGGTCGCGGTGGCCATTTAACGCTTCAAGATGAAGATCTGACTACCAAGTGTAGCGGCGAATGGAAGAAGATAAATACATTAGCTCATTATGGCGTTAAGGAATCTGCAGTAATGTCTCTTATTCCTAGACAAAATGATGGCTTTCCTGTTCCTTGTAAACTACCGTGTCACGCATGCAAGCCATcccattatcatcatcaacaacaacCGATTCATCATCATGGCCATCATCACCATTTACATCGACATGCAAATCATTGTTCGTCCACTCACCTTCCATCTGCACCAAATCACAGCTTAATAAGTCCTATAATGTATAATCATCCTGTTAGCGGCTGTTATTTCGATTCTCAACATTCACCcccgataataacggcaaatGGTGATGTTGAGAGTGGACACGGGGGTAATCAACGATTATACCATTTGGTGAGGCCTATAGAAGAAGTACATTACCCTCCTGGAATGGGTTTCACGAGTAATAAACACCATCATCCTGAACGAACGCACAAAGCCATTCCCGAAATATTCTTAACGAGATTGCTTTCAACGAAAGGCACTGTCCAAAAGTTCGTTGACGACTTTCTTAATACGATATTGACAGCTAATGAAGCACTGCCTAGTGCTGTTAAATGGTTATTTGACCTGTTGGACGAAGCTGCCAAACAACATGGTATTGTAGATCCAGAAGTGGCACACGCGTGGAAATCCAATAGTTTGCCATTAAGATTTTGggtgaattttattaaaaatccagATTTCATGTTCGATATAAACAAATCTACGACAGTCGACTCGAGCCTTTCTGTAATAGCACAGACATTTATGGATTCATGTTCCATGACAGAACACAGATTAGGCAAAGATTCTCCGTcgaataaattactttttgcCAAGGATATACCACATTATAGAGAAAAGGTCGGTCGTTTCTATACGGATGTACAGATGCTGCCACAAATTACAGATCAGGAAATGTCTAGTGCCATGCAACAATTGAGTGCATCTCATGCAAATGAATTTGACGTAATTGTAGCATTGAGAGAACTGTACATTTATGTCAGCAAGTATTATGAACAA ATTTTAGAGGCCTTGGAGACAGACGCAGGCTGTCGCAAATTACACCTAGCACATAAACTAGAAAATGTAGCGTGCACGCTCCAAGGAGAAGAGACTAGTGCCTGCTGA